The sequence CTATTGGCCATGACTTCGGCAGCGTGGAAAATCGTGTCGAGGGACCGGGGGAAACTCGATACCAGGCGCCACTGCACGCGGGGATTCGTCTGGATGGCGGGTGCGCCGTCGTCGGCCGCGGCACAGCCGGTCAGCAGGGCGCCTCCGGCGGCGGTCAGTGAGGCGTTGCGGACGAATTCACGACGTTTCATGGGCAGTTCGGGAGATGGATGCAAGGGGGCGGACCCGAATATACACGCCCGTCACGTCTTCGGTCGGAGTGGACGCATGACCACCTCGGAAATCAGATAGTTGTCCGGTGCTTCGAGCACATGGATGACCGTGGACGATACGTCCTTGGCCTGCATGGGGTTGTTGGAAATGGGCACGCCGGCCTGTTCGAAGAACTCCGTTTCGATGGACCCCGGAAAGATGCAGGTCACTTTTATGCCATCGTTGCGCAACTCCTTGAAGAGCGACTCGGAATAGCCCCGGAGTCCGTACTTGGTCACGTTGTAGGCCCCGACGTTCGGATTCCCGATGAGTCCGGCGACCGAGGCCACGTTCAGGATATGTCCCCCGAATCCGTCGGCTTCATTCTGTGCCCGCATGAGCGGAATGGCCGCCCGCGTGCACAGGAAAACGCCGGTCAGGTTCACGTCCATGAGCTGCTGCCATGTTTCGAGCGACATCTCGTCCGCCGGGCCGAATTTTCCCAGGCCGGCGTTGTTTATGAGGATATCCACGCGATCGCCAATACGGTCAAATGCGTCCTTGACCGCATCTTCCAGGCGGACGTCACAGACGATGCCCGTGAAACGGGGACCCAGCTCTTCGGCCAGGGCATCCAGCCGGTCCTGGCGGCGGGCAAGCCCGAACACCTGGGCGCCTTTCGCGACGAGATCCTTGGAGAAACGGGCACCGAGTCCGGAACTGGCCCCGGTTACGACGGCCACTTTATCGGTCAACTGCATGGTGGGTGTTGGGTGGGTGGGTGGGTTCAACCTGCGGGGTTGCATGCGGGGCGGTCCGGCCGGGTTCCCGGCGTGTCCGATCGGATGGAACGCGCTATTTTGTCGCACGGCTTCATGCCTTCGCCCACCTCCCCGGAAACAGCCCATGCCCTCCAGACCCACCAATCGCGAGAAAGCCGAACAGGACCTGGCCCGTCTGGAGCAGGATGCGGGTGCCCCCTCCGCCGATGCTGCCGCGTTTCCACCGGAGGAGATCATCCGACTGCTCGAACCGCACGTATCGCCGGAGCGGATGGTGCGCATCAGGGACGTCGTGGCCGCGCGGACGCGGCATATCGTTCCCGTGGTGGAAGGGGTGGCCAACACCGGCAACGTGAACGCGGTCATGCGCACAGCGGAAGGCCTGGGACTGCAATCCTTCCATGTGATCAAGGGGGATACCCCGCCCAAGCATTCCCGCCGGACGTCACAAGGCGCCCACAAGTGGCTGGATGTGGCCTTCTGGGAATCCCCGGTCGACTGTGTGCAGGCGTTGCGCGCGTCCGGCTACAGGATCCTGGTGACGCACCTGGACCCGACCTCCGTTCCGATTGATGAAGTGGATTTTTCGATGCGCTCCGCGCTGGTGTTCGGCAACGAGAAGTCCGGCGTGAGTCCCGAACTCCTGGCGCTGGCCGATGCGTCCATCGTGCTGCCACTCACGGGATTCGTCCAGAGCTACAACATCTCGGTGGCGGCGGCCATGGCGCTTCACTTCGCAGACCGGGCCCGGCGCGCGGCGGGTGTGGGTGCCTTGACACCGGACGAACGCCTCCGGTTGGAGGCGGACTTCCTCATGCGCGCCGTGCGGCATGCGGACGAGATCCTGGCGCTGGCGCGGTAAGGCTCAGGATGGTCCGGTTGGCGTTTTGGTCAGCCGGATGGCGCGCCAGATCCCGCCGAATGCGGCCGGGACGTTGGCCTCCACTTCCAGCGGCAAACCCGCCACGAGGTCCTGCCAGCGGCGATTGATGTCCGAGAAGAGGAGGGATGCCGGGATGTTCAACACGCGGCGCACGAGTCCCGGTTGTTCGCGGTCGTCGGAGCGGAATTTGTCCATGAGGGACAGCGTCCCGCCGGGCTTCAGGACCCGCGTTGCCTCCTGGAGACAGGCCTTTCCGTCCGGTACGACGGCGGCAATCAGGTGAACCAGGACGACATCGAACCAGGCATCGGTAAACCCGAGGTTTTGTGCGTTCATGCGGTACGACTCCACGGTCATGCCCAGGGCGCGGGCGCGGCGGCGCATGCTGTTCAGCATGGGACCTGAAAGGTCCACGGCCGTGACGTGGCAGCCCTCGGGCAACAGCGGCAGATCGAGGCCGGTGCCGCATCCGACAATCAGGACGCGATCCCCCGGCCGGACGGCTGCCAGCGTCACGGCCCGCCGCCGCGCCCCCGCCAGCGGAGCCGCCAGGAGGTCGTAGACGGGCGAATAGAGGGAATATCGGAGACTCGACCAGTTCATGTTGGGCTTACCCACGCCTTCGGGCAAAGGTTGCCGATCGTCATGTGCGGAACCGATATATTGCGCTGTCGAGCCGCACGCCTATCCACCATCCCGGATTCCCCATGTTCACTCCCCGAACACCCATCCGCTCTGCCGGACTCCTCCTGATTGCCGCATTGACCCTTGCGGCGTGCACGGAGCGCCAGCAGGTGTACGATATCGAGGGCCTCGGCCAGATCCGGTTCGGAAACTCCGGGGCCGCCGAGGCCCAGGAAGCCTTCCATCGCGGGGTGCTGTGGCTGCACAGCTTCGAATACGGCTTCGCCGAGGAGGAATTCCAGCGCGCACAATCCCTGGACAGCACCATGGTCCTGGCGTACTGGGGGGAGGCCATGACGCACAACCATCCGCTCTGGCGCCAGACCGACCCGGAAGCCGCCCAGGCCGTGCTGGCCAAGCTGGCGCCGACGCCGGAGGCCCGCCGGGCGCTCGCGCCCACCGAACGGGAAGCCCTGTACCTGGATGCCGTGGAAGCGCTCTACGGCGAGGGCGACAAGCAGGAACGTGACCGACGCTATTCGGAAGCGCTGGGCCGGCTGCACGAGGCGCATCCCGATGACGACGAGGCACGGGCCTTCTATGCCTTGTCCATCCTGGGCCTCACGAACGGCGTACGCGACTACGCCACCTATGAGCGGGCGGCCTCCATCGTGGAACCCCTGTTCGAACGCAATCCCCGCCACCCCGGTGCGGCACACTACATCATCCATTCCTATGACGATCCGGATCATGCGGAACTGGGCCTGGAGGCCGCCAATGCCTATGCCGACATCGCGCCCGGTGCCGGACATGCGCAACACATGACGACCCATATTTTCCTTGCGCTCGGTATGTGGGACCGTGTCATCGAGAACAATATCCTGGCCACGAAAACCATTGTCTCGCAGCGAGGTGAACAGGATCCGGCACCCTGGGCCTGCGGTCACTATACGTCGTGGCAGCACTACGGGCACCTGCAGAAGGGCGAATTCGCCGAGGCGGAAACGCTCATGGATGCGTGCCAGGCCTGGGTGGATGCCCAGGGCGGGCCTTCCGGCGGGGCCGGCAATTACTGGTCGAGCATGCGGGCCCATCACCTGCTGGATGCGGGAGATCCGTCCCTCATTGCCCGTTGGTCCGGAGATCCGGCCGCGGGTCGTTCGCCCACCGCGGGAGAAGGATGGCCCGATTCTCGGGTGCGCGTGTACGCCACGGACGCCGTCGTGCGCATGCGCGCCGGGGAGCAGGTGGATGTCACGTCCCTGCTGGCCACCATTCCGGACGAACCCGCAGGCAACCGCATCATGAAATTGCAGGTGGAGGGGTTGGCCGCCCTGCAGGGGGGGCGAACCGAGGAAGGACTGGCCCGATTGACCGAAGCAGCCGACATGGAAGATGCATTGCCGCTTGAATTCGGCCCGCCGGAAATCCCGAAGCCGAGCCGGGAATTATTGGCTGAAGCGTTGGCCGATGCCGGACGATTGGGCGAGGCGCGTCAGGCGCTGGAAGTCACCCAGGCACGCATCCCCGGGCGCCGGGCCGCAGCGGTCCTGGGCTCAGCCGCGCAGATGGTCGCGGACAACCTCGAGTAGCGCATCTTTTTCCTCGCCACGGACCGTATGGTCCAGCCGTTTCAAGCGGGCGGCAAGGTCACGGACCGCTCCCCACATGCGGGGATCGGCGAAGTGGATGCGCACGCTGCGCGCACTTTTTTCCAGCAGACGGTTCATGACGGCCATGCTGGTCGTGGCAGCGGGGTGGAATCGGAGGCACATCTTGCGGATGCGGAGCCGGTCTTCCTCGGAGCCGAAGGCGGCATCGGGGGCCCGCTTTCCGTTCTCGGCACAGTACCGCTCTTCCGCAATGCCACCCGCCACGTACATCTTGAACCACGACTCGGCCGTGGCTGCCGTATCCGGCATGCTGGCTTCGAGGACGAGGTCCACCGGGGGCGTGCCTGGCTCCCGGATTTCACGTACCCGGATGCCGTAATACACACAAAGTGCGATGTGTCCTGCCTGATGGAACGCGGCCGCATCGAGGTCGGAGGCCGGGACCAGGGGTCGGACGGTACTCATGCGGGCGCTATGGGCTTGGATGCCTTGGGTCATGGTTCCTGGGCGGACACTTCTTGCACGCACAGTATCGACCGGCTCCGCCCCGACTTAAATCAGCGCCTGTTGAACCACCAGCGCGCTCCGATTGCGCCATTGATGTCGAAATCCGTGTCCGGGGCCAGGTCCATGACCGGGACCACTTCGACGAAGAACTCGATGGGTGCCTGTCGCAGCAGCGTGGTAAGGCCAAGCGGGAATCGGACGCCCAAGCGGTCATCACCCCGCTCTGCCATGCGCATGCGGCCGCCAATGCCGAAGTAGAACGGAATCCGACCGGTCAGGTCTTCGGTGGCGAACAGGTAATTGCGGTGGTACAGGTAGTCGGCATGCACCTGGAAGCGGGCATTCTCGTTGACCGACCAGGCGACGGCACCGTCAAGGGCATTGTGGTCGTTCAACCATGTCTTGGCTGAAATACCGGTGGGCTCACCCACGATGATGCCCAGGCCGAAGTTGCTCTGCGCAAAAACGTGGGATGGCAAAAGCGCAGCGGCGGAGAACAGGACGGCGAAAAACGCCAGGAAAAGTTGTTTTTTCATGCCCCTCATACGCCGTTCAGGTATTACTATGTTCCCGTATTGCCACCCACGCCCGAAATGAGGGAGCCCAGTATCCGACGATACAGTTCATCCCCGAGTACTCCGTCTTCGACTTCCTCGTCAATATTGGGGTTGTCGTTGACCTCGATGACCAACGGACCCGTGGGGGTCTCCTTGAGGTCGACGCCGAACAATCCGCGACCAATGGGCAACGCCGCTTCGGTGGCGGCCTGGAGCACCGACGGCGGGACGGCCTCCAGCGGCAGGGTTTCCCAGTCGCCGTAGGCAATCTGGCCCGGGCTGGATTCGTGCTGGATGATCTGCCAGTGCCCGTCGGCCATGAAATAGCGGCACGCGAACAAGGGCTTTCCGTCGAGGATGCCAATCCGCCAATCGAATGCCGTCGGCACGTAGGACTGCAGCAGGAGCAGGTCGGACTGCTTGAACAGGGGCTCTGCCCGGGCGCGCAGGCCGTCCGCGTCTTCCACCCGGTGTACCCCAAGGGAAAAGGCCGAGTCGGGTACCTTCAGCACGGCCGGATACGTCATGGTTTCCGCCAGCGACTTCAGGTCCCGGCGGTCGAACACCGTCGTCTTGGGCGAGGGGATGCCGTGCGCGCGGAGCATCTCGAACAGGAAGATCTTGTTCGTGCATTTCAGGATGGCTTCCGGCGTATCGTACACGGGAATGCGCTCGTCCTCGGCCTTGCGGGCGAAGCGATACGTGTGATGGTCCAGGCGGGTCGTTTCCCGGATGAAGAGCGCATCGAACTGGGCCAGCCGGTGCAGGTCGTGACGGTCAATGCGGGTTATCCGGGCACCCAGGTCCAGGGCGGCCTGCTCGAAACGTTTCAAGGCGGGCTCATCGGAGGGCGGAACGGGTTCGTTCGGGTCCACCAACATGGCAATGGACGTGGCCACGCGCGGCAACGGCTTCGAGACCGGCGAACGGGCCTTCAGGAAACGTGCCAGCTCCGCGGCAAAACGGGATCGGTCGGCCTCGGACAACCGGTGGATGCCCATGGCCTCGATGTCCTCGATGACCGGGTGGGGGTCACGGCCGAACCAGACCTGCAGGATGGGACAGCGGAACTGGTCGAACAACGCCGCCGCCACGTAGGACAGGGCCTCCACTTCCGTGTGACCGAAGAAGATGAGGGTGGATTCCGGTAGATCCGTGAGCTCGGCGGCCCGCTTCAGCTGCGGCTCCAGTTCCGTGAGGGCGCGCCGGTGGATGCGTTTCCAGTTCACATCCAGCAGGTTGTAGGCCGCCGGATAGCATCGCTCCCCGCGGGCCTCGGCCAGCAGGCTGACATAGTACCCCCGCGTCATGTGCTCGTAGCTGACGCTCAGGTTCACCACTACACGGCCCGGAACCGCCAGCCCCACGGACAGATATTCGCGGACGGTGACCACGCGTCCGATCTTTTCCAGGTCCCGGCCCTGTTCCGTCTTTTCCACGACCAGGAGCGGAACGCGGCCCCGGACTGGTGTATCGGAACTGACCACCGTCAGATCCTTCCGCATCCGGAAGCCGTCGGTGCCGTCCTCGTAATATCCGGGCAGCCGTTCATGGACCACGTATCCCAGTCGGTCATACAGGGCCTGCACACGGTCCGAATCGGTCCGGACCTCGAGCGTCAGCAATGTGCGGTGACTCTGGCGGGCAATTTCCTCCGCCACGAGCATGAGCTGGGTCCCCAGACCATAGCCGCGCACCTTTTCGTCCACGGCAATGGAGTAGATCCGGGCGCGGCGGGTACGGCGCGGCAATTGGAGAATGAGGTATCCGGCAATCGTGCCGTCGGGCAATTCCGCGACCAGAAGGCGGGTCGAACCGGTTTGCAGGAAGCGCCGGAAACTGCGTCGGTCAATGCGGTCGCCTGAAAACGCATGGTTTTCGAGCAGGGTCAGGGCGTCAAGGTCCTGTTCGCGCGCGTTCCGGACGAGCGCTGCAGCCGAAAAGGCTGTCATGGGTTATACAGCTTGATCAGAGGTTTGGACATCCCGTTCCACGCGACCGTCCACCAGTTCCACAATCCGTTTGCCCCACGAGGCCCAGTGTTCGGAGTGCGTCACCTGGATGATGGTCACGCCTTCCTCTTCATTGAGTCGCTTGAACCAGTCCATCACGATTTCGCCGTGGGTCGTGTGCAGATTGCCGGTGGGCTCGTCCGCGAGGATGAGCTTCGGTTTCATGATAAGTGCGCGCGCCACGCCGACCAACTGTTGCTGGCCACCGGAGAGCTGGCTCGGGAACAGGTCCTTCTTGGCCACCATGTTGAACCGGTCCAGCATTTCGGCCACCTGGCTCTTGCGCTCCGACCCCTTGATTTTCTTGTAGAGCAGCGGGGTCTCCAGGTTTTCGTAGACCGTGAGGTCGTCAATCAGATGGTACGCCTGGAAAACGAAGCCGATGTACTGGCGATGCAGGTCGGTGCGCTGCCGTTCGTTGATCTTGTGGACCGGCTGGTCGAAGAAGAAGTACTCACCGGTGGACGGCTCATCCAACATGCCCAGGATGTGCAGCAGGGTGGATTTTCCCGACCCGGACGGCCCCATGATGGACACGAATTCCCCTTCGTTCACCGTCAGGTCAATGTTGCGCAGCACGAAACTGCGTGAGAAGCCGTTCAAGTACGATTTGGTCAGTTTGCTTACGGTAATCACGACGGGCAACGGGCAGGTGACAAAGACAACAGGACGAAAACGCGGTCGTCAAGTTACGCGCTGCCGGGCGAACAATTACGGGCGCCCCGGGTTGTCCGCGGAGACCGTTTCCCACTGCCTGTTGCCTTCCATGTCCCGACGATTCCCGTCCCCCGCTTCGCCCGCCCTGGTCTTCCTG comes from Rhodothermales bacterium and encodes:
- a CDS encoding GNAT family N-acetyltransferase, producing the protein MTAFSAAALVRNAREQDLDALTLLENHAFSGDRIDRRSFRRFLQTGSTRLLVAELPDGTIAGYLILQLPRRTRRARIYSIAVDEKVRGYGLGTQLMLVAEEIARQSHRTLLTLEVRTDSDRVQALYDRLGYVVHERLPGYYEDGTDGFRMRKDLTVVSSDTPVRGRVPLLVVEKTEQGRDLEKIGRVVTVREYLSVGLAVPGRVVVNLSVSYEHMTRGYYVSLLAEARGERCYPAAYNLLDVNWKRIHRRALTELEPQLKRAAELTDLPESTLIFFGHTEVEALSYVAAALFDQFRCPILQVWFGRDPHPVIEDIEAMGIHRLSEADRSRFAAELARFLKARSPVSKPLPRVATSIAMLVDPNEPVPPSDEPALKRFEQAALDLGARITRIDRHDLHRLAQFDALFIRETTRLDHHTYRFARKAEDERIPVYDTPEAILKCTNKIFLFEMLRAHGIPSPKTTVFDRRDLKSLAETMTYPAVLKVPDSAFSLGVHRVEDADGLRARAEPLFKQSDLLLLQSYVPTAFDWRIGILDGKPLFACRYFMADGHWQIIQHESSPGQIAYGDWETLPLEAVPPSVLQAATEAALPIGRGLFGVDLKETPTGPLVIEVNDNPNIDEEVEDGVLGDELYRRILGSLISGVGGNTGT
- a CDS encoding SDR family oxidoreductase produces the protein MQLTDKVAVVTGASSGLGARFSKDLVAKGAQVFGLARRQDRLDALAEELGPRFTGIVCDVRLEDAVKDAFDRIGDRVDILINNAGLGKFGPADEMSLETWQQLMDVNLTGVFLCTRAAIPLMRAQNEADGFGGHILNVASVAGLIGNPNVGAYNVTKYGLRGYSESLFKELRNDGIKVTCIFPGSIETEFFEQAGVPISNNPMQAKDVSSTVIHVLEAPDNYLISEVVMRPLRPKT
- a CDS encoding ABC transporter ATP-binding protein, with the protein product MITVSKLTKSYLNGFSRSFVLRNIDLTVNEGEFVSIMGPSGSGKSTLLHILGMLDEPSTGEYFFFDQPVHKINERQRTDLHRQYIGFVFQAYHLIDDLTVYENLETPLLYKKIKGSERKSQVAEMLDRFNMVAKKDLFPSQLSGGQQQLVGVARALIMKPKLILADEPTGNLHTTHGEIVMDWFKRLNEEEGVTIIQVTHSEHWASWGKRIVELVDGRVERDVQTSDQAV
- a CDS encoding methyltransferase domain-containing protein — translated: MNWSSLRYSLYSPVYDLLAAPLAGARRRAVTLAAVRPGDRVLIVGCGTGLDLPLLPEGCHVTAVDLSGPMLNSMRRRARALGMTVESYRMNAQNLGFTDAWFDVVLVHLIAAVVPDGKACLQEATRVLKPGGTLSLMDKFRSDDREQPGLVRRVLNIPASLLFSDINRRWQDLVAGLPLEVEANVPAAFGGIWRAIRLTKTPTGPS
- a CDS encoding RNA methyltransferase: MPSRPTNREKAEQDLARLEQDAGAPSADAAAFPPEEIIRLLEPHVSPERMVRIRDVVAARTRHIVPVVEGVANTGNVNAVMRTAEGLGLQSFHVIKGDTPPKHSRRTSQGAHKWLDVAFWESPVDCVQALRASGYRILVTHLDPTSVPIDEVDFSMRSALVFGNEKSGVSPELLALADASIVLPLTGFVQSYNISVAAAMALHFADRARRAAGVGALTPDERLRLEADFLMRAVRHADEILALAR